The following is a genomic window from Pirellulaceae bacterium.
AATCGATGCGCGGTGCCGGGAAACCAATCAATGGCGTTTCTTGGCATGCCTAGGCGGCACCGACAAAGGAAAAGATGATTCTCGTTTTTTCGCCTCTTGCGGAAAATCATCACTACTTTGATCAGGGGTTCATTCGATTAGAATTCCAATCGGAGAACTTTGATGCCGAATTCCGGGATCACTTCGGTCCACCGAGACGATTCGGTACGCATCGGTGAGACACCTGTAGGCAAGGGCGTTTTTTCGGAACGAACTTATCCGGCTAACGCGGTCATCGGTGAGATCACCGGCGACGTCGTCACCAATGGTTGGAGCGGGTCCAGGTATTCGTTTGAAATTGACGATCGAACTCAGTTGGATCCGCATGCGCCGTTCCGATATTTGAACCATAGTTGCGAACCTAATTGTGAGTTCGACTGGTTCGACGATGACGGGATGAATGGAGACGTGGCCCCGGTGTACTTGATCGCGCTACGCGACATCAGGCCCGCCGAAGAGTTGACAATCGACTACAACTGGCCCGCAATCGCTGCCATTCCCTGCCATTGTGCCGCCGCGTCGTGTCGTGGCTGGATTGTCAGTCTCGACGAGTTGGATTTGCTCGATAGGACGCGCGAAGACCATCGATCAAATGACCGATGATGACGGGTCGCATCCGACGCGAGAGTGGGTCGCTAGCAGGATTACTCGGGTGCATCTTGACACCT
Proteins encoded in this region:
- a CDS encoding SET domain-containing protein: MPNSGITSVHRDDSVRIGETPVGKGVFSERTYPANAVIGEITGDVVTNGWSGSRYSFEIDDRTQLDPHAPFRYLNHSCEPNCEFDWFDDDGMNGDVAPVYLIALRDIRPAEELTIDYNWPAIAAIPCHCAAASCRGWIVSLDELDLLDRTREDHRSNDR